Part of the Jatrophihabitans sp. GAS493 genome, CCGGATCTGCCTGCTCGCGCTCGTCGTCGCCGCCGGACCGCTAGCCGGATGCAGCGGGAAGAAGGCGGCCGACGCCGGACGCCCGCCGATCACGGTCAACGTCTCCGTCGGGGAGTGCGGTAGCGGTTGGAGCGATCCCCAGCCGGGGCCGCAGCAGTTCCTGCTGCACAACACCGACACCCGGGCCGGCGAGGTGCTCCTCACCGACGCGAAGTCGGGAGCCGTCTTCGCCGACGTCGAGCCGGTCGGCCCGGGCACCAGCACCGCGCTGAACATCGATCTCGGGTCGGGCGGGTACGCCTTCCGCTGCGCGATGGAGGACGAGTCGACGGTCACCGGAGCGACGGTCACCGTCCCGGGCGACGTGAAGCGACCAGTCGAGCCGGTGGCCGCGGTGGCTCAGGGGGATCTCATCGAGGCGACCAAGGGCTACGAGCAGTACGTCAGTGGTCAGTTGCCGAAGCTGATCTCGTTGACCGATGCGCTGGCCGCGGACATCGCGCGCGGTAATCTGCCGGCCGCCCGGGCCGCCTGGCTGTCGGCCCACCTGGAGTACGAGCGGCTCGGTGCCGCCTATGGGGCCTTCGGCGATCTCGACGCGGCGATCAACGGCTTGCCGAACGGGCTGTCGAAGGGCACCGCCGATCCGGATTGGACCGGCTTCC contains:
- a CDS encoding EfeM/EfeO family lipoprotein, encoding MLRRICLLALVVAAGPLAGCSGKKAADAGRPPITVNVSVGECGSGWSDPQPGPQQFLLHNTDTRAGEVLLTDAKSGAVFADVEPVGPGTSTALNIDLGSGGYAFRCAMEDESTVTGATVTVPGDVKRPVEPVAAVAQGDLIEATKGYEQYVSGQLPKLISLTDALAADIARGNLPAARAAWLSAHLEYERLGAAYGAFGDLDAAINGLPNGLSKGTADPDWTGFHRLEFGLWHAATAASLNPTATRLRSDVDELRQTFAAAQIDPLELSIRAHEITENALQFELTGETDFGSGSTLATVAANLEGTATVLQIIRPLLVPRYRQLSTLTAALAASARDVTQLRDGTGWPPLGALSTPQRELVDSDLSQLSELLAPVASILEPRRPS